Proteins encoded in a region of the Pseudomonas denitrificans (nom. rej.) genome:
- a CDS encoding ABC transporter permease: protein MPSQSLPLARQRRALKLRWPRLSWRAWLVPLLLCAALELSVRIGWLAEHQMPAPSSVALTLWQLAQGELWKHVAASLARVAAGFFIGAAAAVLIGTWVGLSQRAEAYLEPTFQALRAIPSLAWVPLLLLWLGIDETPKIVLIALGAFFPVYLSLVAGVRNVDRKWVELGRLYHLSPFALVRRILLPAALPSLFTGLRGALSLSWMFLVAAELIAATRGLGYLLSDGRETSRPDIVIAAILVLAVLGKLSDSLLKALEQRALAWRDTFLGNGVSG from the coding sequence ATGCCGTCCCAGAGCCTGCCCCTGGCCCGCCAGCGTCGCGCACTGAAACTGCGTTGGCCGCGTCTGAGCTGGCGCGCCTGGCTGGTGCCACTGCTGCTGTGTGCGGCGCTGGAGCTGTCGGTGCGCATCGGCTGGCTGGCCGAGCACCAGATGCCGGCGCCCAGCAGCGTTGCGCTGACGCTCTGGCAACTGGCCCAGGGCGAACTCTGGAAGCATGTCGCGGCCAGCCTGGCGCGGGTCGCGGCCGGTTTCTTCATCGGCGCGGCGGCGGCCGTGCTGATCGGTACCTGGGTAGGGCTCAGCCAGCGCGCCGAGGCCTACCTGGAGCCCACCTTCCAGGCGCTGCGGGCCATCCCCAGCTTGGCCTGGGTGCCCTTGCTGCTGCTCTGGCTGGGCATCGACGAAACCCCGAAGATCGTGCTGATCGCCCTCGGCGCCTTCTTCCCCGTCTATCTCTCGCTGGTGGCCGGCGTGCGCAACGTCGACCGCAAGTGGGTGGAACTGGGCCGGCTTTATCACCTGTCGCCCTTCGCCCTGGTGCGGCGCATTCTCCTGCCGGCGGCGCTGCCTAGCCTGTTCACCGGACTGCGTGGCGCGCTGAGCCTGAGCTGGATGTTCCTCGTCGCCGCCGAACTGATTGCCGCCACCCGCGGCCTGGGCTACCTGCTCAGCGACGGCCGGGAAACCTCGCGGCCGGACATCGTCATCGCCGCCATTCTGGTGCTGGCGGTGCTCGGCAAGCTCAGTGACAGCCTGCTCAAGGCGCTGGAACAGCGTGCGCTGGCCTGGCGCGATACCTTCCTTGGCAATGGAGTGAGCGGATGA
- a CDS encoding thiolase family protein: MREVVIVDSVRTGLAKSFRGKFNMTRPDDMVAHCIDALLARNNLDPLLVDDCVVGAGSNEGAQGHNIGRNAAVLSRLGTHVAGMTLNRYCSSGLQAIAIAANQVASGCSDILVAGGVESITLTMGKQNLDNFVNPRLKDEFPGIYYPMGQTAEIVARRYNVTREQQDLYSLQSQQRTARAQAEGLFDDEIVPMSVKYLVEDKATGEKKVLDGVVDRDDCNRPETTLEGLNSLKPVFAEDGSVTAGNASQLSDGASMTLIMSLEKALELGLKPKAFFRGFTVAGCEPDEMGIGPVFSVPKLLKAKGLQIADIDLWELNEAFASQCLYARDHLGIDNEKYNVNGGSISIGHPFGMTGSRQVGHLVRELQRRNLRYGIVTMCVGGGMGATGLFEAVR, from the coding sequence ATGCGCGAAGTGGTGATCGTCGACAGCGTCCGTACCGGCCTGGCCAAGTCCTTCCGTGGCAAATTCAACATGACCCGTCCGGACGACATGGTCGCCCATTGCATCGACGCGCTGCTGGCGCGCAACAACCTCGACCCGCTGCTGGTGGACGACTGCGTGGTCGGCGCGGGCTCCAACGAAGGCGCCCAGGGCCACAACATCGGCCGCAACGCCGCCGTACTGTCGCGCCTGGGCACCCATGTCGCCGGCATGACCCTGAACCGCTACTGCTCCTCGGGTCTGCAGGCCATCGCCATTGCTGCCAACCAGGTAGCCTCGGGCTGCAGCGACATCCTCGTGGCCGGCGGCGTCGAGTCCATCACCCTGACCATGGGCAAGCAGAACCTCGACAACTTCGTGAACCCGCGCCTGAAGGACGAGTTCCCCGGCATCTACTACCCCATGGGGCAGACCGCCGAGATCGTCGCTCGCCGCTACAACGTCACCCGCGAGCAGCAGGACCTGTACTCCCTGCAGAGCCAGCAGCGCACCGCCCGCGCGCAGGCCGAAGGCCTGTTCGACGATGAAATCGTGCCGATGAGCGTGAAGTACCTGGTGGAAGACAAGGCCACCGGCGAGAAGAAAGTGCTCGACGGCGTGGTCGACCGTGACGACTGCAACCGCCCGGAAACCACCCTCGAAGGCCTGAACTCCCTCAAGCCGGTGTTCGCCGAGGACGGCTCGGTCACCGCCGGCAACGCCTCGCAGCTCTCCGACGGCGCCTCGATGACCCTGATCATGAGCCTGGAGAAAGCCCTGGAACTGGGTCTCAAGCCCAAGGCCTTCTTCCGCGGCTTCACCGTCGCCGGCTGTGAGCCGGACGAGATGGGCATCGGCCCGGTGTTCTCGGTGCCCAAGCTGCTCAAGGCCAAGGGCCTGCAGATCGCCGACATCGACCTCTGGGAGCTCAACGAAGCCTTCGCCTCGCAATGCCTGTACGCCCGCGATCACCTGGGCATCGACAACGAGAAGTACAACGTCAACGGCGGCTCCATCTCCATCGGTCACCCCTTCGGCATGACCGGCTCGCGCCAGGTCGGCCACCTGGTGCGCGAACTGCAGCGCCGCAACCTGCGCTACGGCATCGTCACCATGTGCGTAGGCGGCGGCATGGGCGCCACCGGCCTGTTCGAGGCCGTTCGCTGA
- a CDS encoding DUF6316 family protein, protein MLGQRVGDGQAATHYRSDRISAVNGQYFFSTREGTLEGPYFTRFDAEREVMLYITRMQQASDLFARVGR, encoded by the coding sequence ATGTTGGGACAACGCGTCGGCGACGGCCAGGCGGCCACCCATTACCGCAGCGACCGCATCAGCGCGGTCAACGGTCAGTACTTTTTCTCCACCCGCGAGGGAACGCTGGAAGGCCCTTACTTCACGCGCTTCGATGCTGAGCGCGAGGTGATGCTGTACATCACCCGCATGCAGCAGGCCTCCGACCTGTTCGCCCGCGTCGGACGCTGA
- a CDS encoding sulfonate ABC transporter substrate-binding protein → MRTLTLRSGLAALLIAALSYNAQADEQPGTVRIGYQKYGTLVLLKARGTLEKRLAEQGVKVQWTEFPGGPQLLEGLNVGSIDFGVTGETPPVFAQAAGADLVYVAHEPPAPTSEAILLPKDSPIKSVAELKGKKVALNKGSNVHYLLVRALEKAGLKYSDIQPVYLPPADARAAFERGSVDAWVIWDPYQAAAEKQLSARTLVDGTGLVDNHQFYLATRPYANNHPQVITTLIDEVRSVGEWSQQNPQQVTDQVAPLLGLPADITFTAVKRQGYGAQPITPEVTAAQQKIADTFTQLKLIPKALSIKDVVWTAPAKVAAAQ, encoded by the coding sequence ATGCGGACCCTCACTTTGCGTAGTGGACTGGCGGCCCTGCTGATCGCAGCCCTGTCCTACAACGCCCAGGCAGACGAACAACCCGGTACCGTGCGTATCGGTTACCAGAAGTACGGCACCCTGGTGCTGCTCAAGGCCCGTGGCACGCTGGAGAAGCGCCTGGCCGAGCAGGGCGTCAAGGTGCAATGGACCGAATTCCCCGGCGGCCCGCAGCTGCTGGAAGGGCTGAACGTCGGCAGTATCGACTTCGGCGTCACCGGTGAAACCCCGCCGGTGTTCGCCCAGGCCGCTGGCGCCGATCTCGTCTACGTCGCCCATGAGCCGCCAGCGCCGACCAGCGAAGCGATCCTGCTGCCCAAGGATTCGCCGATCAAATCCGTCGCCGAACTCAAGGGCAAGAAGGTCGCCCTGAACAAGGGCTCCAACGTGCACTACCTGCTGGTGCGCGCCCTGGAAAAGGCCGGCCTGAAGTACAGCGACATCCAGCCCGTGTACCTGCCGCCGGCAGACGCCCGCGCCGCCTTCGAGCGCGGCAGCGTGGATGCCTGGGTGATCTGGGACCCCTACCAGGCCGCCGCCGAGAAGCAGCTCTCCGCCCGCACCCTGGTGGACGGCACCGGCCTTGTGGATAACCACCAGTTCTACCTGGCGACCCGCCCCTACGCGAACAACCACCCGCAGGTCATCACCACCCTGATCGACGAAGTGCGTTCGGTCGGCGAGTGGTCGCAGCAGAACCCGCAGCAGGTCACCGACCAGGTCGCGCCGCTGCTCGGCCTGCCGGCGGACATCACCTTCACCGCGGTGAAACGCCAGGGCTACGGCGCCCAGCCGATCACCCCGGAAGTCACCGCCGCGCAACAGAAGATCGCCGACACCTTCACCCAGCTGAAGCTGATCCCGAAGGCGCTGAGCATCAAGGACGTGGTCTGGACGGCGCCGGCCAAGGTGGCCGCCGCCCAGTGA
- a CDS encoding ABC transporter ATP-binding protein, which translates to MSALLELRDIRKSFSGVRVLDDVSLSLAPGEVVSLLGPSGCGKSTLLRIAAGLDDEFAGSLVRNPLLGFGPDGGSGRGGGGVGVVFQEPRLLPWLTVAQNIGFADGWLADAQRIEHLLRDVGLEGKGELLPKQLSGGMAQRAAIARGLYGRPQVLLLDEPFSAVDAFTRIRLQDLVQQLALEYDISILLVTHDLDEAFYLSDRVLLLGGTPSRLRREFPVPLPRPRDRRAVELAFLRGEALTELHLSHVI; encoded by the coding sequence ATGAGCGCGCTGCTGGAACTGCGGGACATCCGCAAGAGCTTCTCCGGCGTGCGGGTGCTGGACGATGTCAGCCTGAGCCTGGCTCCGGGCGAAGTGGTCAGCCTGCTCGGCCCCAGCGGTTGTGGAAAAAGTACGCTGCTGCGCATCGCCGCCGGGCTGGACGACGAGTTCGCCGGCTCGCTGGTGCGCAACCCGCTGCTGGGCTTCGGCCCGGATGGCGGTAGCGGCCGTGGCGGTGGCGGCGTCGGTGTGGTGTTCCAGGAGCCGCGCCTGCTGCCCTGGCTCACGGTGGCGCAGAACATCGGCTTCGCCGACGGCTGGCTGGCCGACGCTCAGCGCATCGAGCATCTGCTGCGCGACGTGGGGCTGGAAGGCAAGGGCGAGCTGTTGCCCAAGCAGCTCTCCGGTGGCATGGCGCAGCGCGCGGCCATCGCCCGTGGTCTCTATGGGCGGCCGCAAGTGCTGCTGCTGGACGAGCCTTTCAGCGCGGTGGACGCCTTCACCCGCATCCGTCTGCAGGACCTGGTCCAGCAGTTGGCGCTGGAGTACGACATCAGCATCCTGCTGGTCACCCACGACCTCGATGAGGCCTTCTACCTCAGCGACCGCGTCCTGCTGCTGGGCGGTACGCCCAGTCGCCTGCGCCGCGAATTCCCCGTGCCGCTGCCGCGTCCGCGCGATCGTCGCGCCGTGGAACTGGCCTTCCTGCGCGGCGAAGCGCTGACCGAGCTGCACCTGTCCCACGTCATCTGA
- a CDS encoding peroxiredoxin encodes MSLRLGDIAPDFEQESSEGRIRFHEWLGNSWGVLFSHPADFTPVCTTELGLTAKLKDQFAAKGVKVIALSVDPVDSHVKWIEDINETQNTVVNFPIIADADRKVSELYDLIHPNANDTLTVRSLFVIDPNKKVRLTITYPASTGRNFNEILRVIDSLQLTDNHKVATPGNWQDGDDVVIVPSLKDEEEIKQRFPKGYRAIKPYLRLTPQPNK; translated from the coding sequence ATGAGCTTGCGACTCGGCGACATCGCCCCCGACTTCGAACAGGAATCCAGCGAAGGCCGCATCCGTTTCCATGAATGGCTCGGCAACAGCTGGGGCGTGCTGTTCTCCCACCCGGCCGACTTCACCCCGGTATGCACCACCGAGCTGGGTCTGACCGCCAAGCTCAAGGACCAGTTTGCCGCCAAGGGCGTTAAGGTGATCGCCCTGTCCGTCGACCCGGTGGACTCCCACGTGAAGTGGATCGAAGACATCAACGAGACCCAGAACACCGTGGTCAACTTCCCGATCATCGCCGACGCCGACCGCAAGGTCTCCGAGCTGTACGACCTGATCCACCCGAACGCCAACGACACCCTCACCGTGCGTTCGCTGTTCGTCATCGACCCGAACAAGAAGGTGCGCCTGACCATCACCTACCCGGCGAGCACCGGGCGCAACTTCAACGAGATCCTGCGCGTCATCGACTCGCTGCAGCTCACCGACAACCACAAGGTCGCAACGCCCGGCAACTGGCAGGACGGCGACGACGTGGTGATCGTGCCCTCGCTCAAGGACGAGGAAGAGATCAAGCAGCGCTTCCCCAAGGGCTACCGCGCCATCAAGCCGTACCTGCGCCTGACGCCGCAACCGAACAAGTGA
- a CDS encoding aliphatic sulfonate ABC transporter substrate-binding protein gives MGHSTWRRSLAVALLASLPIGAYNSPAQAADAPKEVRLDYAYYAPTSLVLKHFGWLEKSLKPQGTEVRWVFSQGSNRSLEYLNAGSTDFASTAGLAAVLSRANGSPLKTVYIASRPEWTALVVPKDSPLKSVADLRGKKIAATKGTDPYLFLLRSLQQAGLDKNDVEIVHLQHPDGRAALEQGRVDAWAGLDPHMAASELQAGSRLLYRNVDFNSYGVLSVTEKFEKEQPELIKQVIAAYEEARQWAVAHPEETAKLLAEEAKLPLEVAKLQLSRTDFSKPLPGAEQVAALKAAAPILLDEQLVRPGTDVTAVVDQLIAPQLAGEVIGKPAVARAEQ, from the coding sequence ATGGGTCATTCCACCTGGCGCCGCAGCCTGGCCGTCGCTCTTCTCGCGAGCCTGCCGATCGGCGCCTACAACAGCCCCGCCCAAGCCGCCGACGCCCCGAAAGAGGTGCGCCTGGACTACGCCTACTACGCGCCCACCAGCCTGGTGCTCAAGCACTTCGGCTGGCTGGAGAAATCCCTCAAGCCGCAAGGCACCGAGGTGCGCTGGGTGTTCAGCCAGGGCAGCAACCGTTCGCTGGAGTACCTCAACGCCGGCAGCACCGACTTCGCCTCCACGGCGGGGTTGGCTGCCGTCCTCAGCCGCGCCAACGGCAGCCCGCTGAAGACCGTCTACATTGCCAGCCGTCCGGAGTGGACCGCACTGGTGGTGCCCAAGGATTCGCCGCTCAAGTCGGTGGCCGATCTCCGGGGCAAGAAGATCGCCGCCACCAAGGGCACCGACCCCTACCTGTTCCTGTTGCGCAGCCTGCAGCAGGCCGGGCTGGACAAGAACGACGTGGAGATCGTCCACCTGCAGCACCCGGACGGCCGCGCCGCGCTGGAGCAGGGCAGGGTGGACGCCTGGGCCGGCCTCGATCCGCACATGGCCGCCAGCGAGCTGCAGGCCGGGTCACGACTGCTGTACCGCAACGTCGACTTCAACAGCTACGGCGTGCTCAGCGTCACCGAGAAATTCGAGAAGGAGCAGCCGGAGCTGATCAAGCAGGTCATCGCTGCCTATGAAGAAGCGCGTCAGTGGGCCGTGGCGCACCCGGAAGAGACCGCGAAGCTGCTCGCCGAGGAAGCCAAGCTGCCGCTGGAAGTGGCGAAGCTGCAACTCTCTCGCACCGATTTCAGCAAGCCGCTGCCGGGTGCCGAACAGGTGGCCGCGCTGAAGGCCGCCGCACCGATCCTGCTGGACGAGCAACTGGTGCGTCCGGGGACCGACGTCACTGCCGTGGTGGATCAACTGATCGCGCCGCAACTGGCCGGTGAAGTGATCGGCAAGCCCGCCGTCGCCAGGGCGGAGCAGTAA
- the ssuD gene encoding FMNH2-dependent alkanesulfonate monooxygenase, giving the protein MSLNIFWFLPTHGDGHYLGTAEGARAVDHGYLQQVAQAADRLGFGGVLIPTGRSCEDSWLVAASLIPVTQRLKFLVALRPGIISPTVAARQAATLDRLSGGRALFNLVTGGDPDELAGDGLHLSHAERYEASVEFTRIWRRVLEGETVDYDGKHLQVKGAKLLYPPIQQPRPPLYFGGSSDAAQDLAAEQVELYLTWGEPPAAVAEKIAQVREKAARQGRSVRFGIRLHVIVRETNEEAWQAADRLISHLDDETIARAQASLARFDSVGQQRMAALHGGNRDNLEVSPNLWAGVGLVRGGAGTALVGDGPTVAARVKEYAELGIDTFIFSGYPHLEESYRVAELLFPHLELAQAQAPQARGYVSPFGEMVANDSLPPRKLPKAAAAS; this is encoded by the coding sequence ATGAGTCTCAACATCTTCTGGTTCCTGCCGACCCACGGCGACGGCCACTACCTGGGCACCGCCGAAGGGGCCCGCGCCGTGGACCATGGTTATCTGCAACAGGTCGCCCAGGCCGCCGACCGCCTCGGTTTCGGCGGCGTGCTGATCCCCACCGGCCGCTCCTGCGAGGACTCCTGGCTGGTCGCCGCCTCGCTGATCCCGGTGACCCAGCGCCTGAAATTCCTGGTCGCCCTGCGCCCGGGCATCATTTCCCCGACCGTGGCCGCCCGCCAGGCCGCAACCCTCGACCGGCTCTCCGGCGGGCGCGCGCTGTTCAACCTGGTGACCGGCGGCGACCCGGACGAACTGGCCGGTGACGGCCTGCACCTGAGCCACGCCGAACGCTACGAAGCCTCGGTCGAGTTCACCCGCATCTGGCGCCGCGTGCTGGAAGGCGAGACTGTCGACTACGACGGCAAGCACCTGCAGGTGAAGGGCGCCAAGCTGCTCTATCCGCCGATCCAGCAGCCGCGTCCGCCGCTGTATTTCGGTGGCTCTTCCGATGCCGCCCAGGACCTCGCCGCTGAGCAGGTCGAGCTGTACCTGACCTGGGGTGAGCCGCCCGCCGCCGTCGCCGAGAAGATCGCCCAGGTGCGCGAGAAGGCCGCCAGGCAGGGCCGCAGCGTGCGCTTCGGCATCCGCCTGCACGTGATCGTCCGCGAGACCAACGAGGAAGCCTGGCAGGCCGCCGATCGCCTGATCTCCCACCTGGACGACGAGACCATCGCCCGCGCTCAGGCCTCGCTGGCGCGCTTCGATTCCGTCGGCCAGCAGCGCATGGCTGCCCTGCACGGCGGCAACAGGGACAACCTGGAAGTCAGCCCCAACCTCTGGGCCGGTGTCGGCCTGGTGCGTGGCGGCGCCGGCACCGCGCTGGTCGGCGACGGCCCGACGGTCGCGGCGCGCGTGAAGGAATACGCGGAGCTGGGCATCGACACCTTCATCTTCTCCGGCTACCCGCACCTGGAAGAGTCCTACCGGGTCGCCGAACTGCTCTTCCCGCATCTGGAACTGGCTCAGGCACAGGCACCGCAGGCGCGTGGCTACGTCAGCCCGTTCGGCGAGATGGTGGCAAACGATTCTCTACCTCCTAGAAAGCTGCCCAAGGCGGCTGCAGCGAGCTGA
- the ssuE gene encoding NADPH-dependent FMN reductase yields MYVVTLAGSPSQRSRSGVLLDIARNWLHAHGAEVRSYSVRDFPAEDLLHARFDSPRVVELIEQVLRADGLVISTPVYKASIAGALKVILDLLPERALAHKVVLPLATGGSNAHMLAVDYALKPVLAALKAQETLHGVFAEESQVQYPEGNTPARLESTLEHRLLESLEQFHGALARRPKPIDPNLLNERLINARWSI; encoded by the coding sequence ATGTATGTAGTCACCCTTGCCGGCAGCCCCAGCCAGCGTTCCCGTTCCGGTGTCCTCCTGGACATCGCGCGGAACTGGTTGCATGCCCACGGCGCCGAGGTGCGCTCCTACAGCGTGCGTGACTTCCCGGCCGAGGACCTGCTGCATGCGCGCTTCGACAGCCCGCGGGTGGTCGAGCTGATCGAACAGGTGCTGCGCGCCGACGGCCTGGTCATTTCCACCCCGGTGTACAAGGCGTCCATCGCCGGTGCGCTGAAGGTGATTCTCGACCTGCTGCCGGAGCGGGCGCTGGCACACAAGGTGGTGCTGCCCCTGGCTACTGGCGGCAGCAATGCCCACATGCTGGCGGTGGACTACGCGCTCAAGCCGGTCCTCGCCGCATTGAAGGCCCAGGAAACCCTGCACGGCGTGTTCGCTGAGGAGAGCCAGGTGCAATACCCCGAGGGCAATACCCCGGCGCGCCTGGAATCGACCCTCGAACACCGACTGCTGGAATCCCTGGAACAGTTCCACGGCGCCCTGGCGCGCCGGCCGAAACCCATCGACCCGAACCTGCTCAACGAACGGCTGATCAACGCCCGCTGGAGCATCTGA